A region of the Methanobrevibacter ruminantium M1 genome:
GATATTATTTCTTGAAAATTCAATCATCTTTTCGTTTGTAAGCCCTGCTAACTTATAGAATGGAACGATAAGCTTGAGAGTGTCCCCTGCATGATAGTTTTCAAGATGAACCTCATCAACTAGGTAGTCGTCAAAGCGACTGATGATCTTGAATAGCTTATCTCCATCTTCAATAAATTCAGCAGCTAGTTCATAGGCGTTGTCATTTAAAGTCAATGGACCTTCACAATCTGTGATAAAAACCTTTTTTACCATAATCTATCTTCCTGTCTTTGGATAATACTCTTTTGAATAAATAAACATCATATTTTGATTAATCTCTTTAATTAACAGATAAAATTCATTTTTCATATAATATTTTTTATGAATCATTTTTGAATAATAATTTTTTAAGAATAATTAATAAGCCATCATAGGTTTATTAAGCTGTTAAACTAATAAAATCTTTTTAATAAATCAAATAAGAATAATAAATAATAAATAAATAAAAATAAATAAAAAATAAGTTAAATCTATAAGAACTGCCATATTGTAGAGACTCTAGCTGCATTTACCGGACAGATTCCCTCACAGTTTCTGCAGGAAATACATTCATCATGATTTACAGTTATCATATCATCTTCAACTGACATTGCATCAACCGGACAGTTCTTAATGCAGACCTCACATAATTGGCAAGCGGAATGATTTATCTCTACAGTTCCGTTTCTTCTTCCCCTAAGGTCTCTTTTAATAAAGAATATCTCATGGTTTCTGTTTGTAAAGAACTCTTCGGCAAGCTTGATTGCCTCAAAATTACAGGCCTCGGCACATAATCCGCAGTATACGCATGAATTGTCTGTATCTATCTTAATTGGATTAGGTCCGTCAAGGCTTATTGACTTGGTTGGACATACATCCATACATAATCCGCAGCTTATGCAGTTTTCCTCCACCACTTCAATTCCTAATGAAGGCGGGAAGAATTCCACAAGGTCCAATACCTTTACAACATCCAAATCCTTATTCAACTGGGCATTCAAACGCTCGTTCAGGTATTCTGTAACATTAACTACAATGGATCTGCAGTTTGTGCATGTGAATATCTCAACATCTGAAAACTCCATTCCCCTTGGAACGTCTCGAATGTCCATTGAGTTTTCATAGTCAAAGTCATCGAAATGATAATCCTTAGAGATGTCATCAAGGAGCTTCACCAAAACATTGTCAATATTGGTTATGCCTTTGGATATCTTATTTATATCCCTATCCAATATCTCAGATGCTATCTCCAATGTCTTGATTTTATTGAATGACTCAAATGCCTCCTCCCTTTCAACATAGTCTATTGCATATGTAGGGCAGGCATGCATACATTCTTCACATCTTGCACAGTAGGCAGGGTCAATGAACGGCAGCTTATTGGTCTTTCCGACATTTATAGCTCCCTTGGAAGGGCATATCCTTGTACAGGTCATGCAGCCTATGCATTGGTCATGGTCAATGCAGAGAGTCTTACCTTCCTTAACTGTCTTTGGAAGAATCTCTCCATACTTGATTGCATCAGTTGGGCAAGCCCTGAAACAATATCCGCAGCGGATACACTTATTCTCATCTATTTCACTGTGCATCTCCTCTCCTCCAGTGGACTTGAGATGGATAGCTCCAGACTTGCATGCGTTAACGCATGCTCCACAGGCTCTGCAAAGCTTTTTATTAATGTTTGGAACATTTTCACGGATAGGTTCAGATAAGGTCTTCTTTATGTGAATTGCATCATAAGGGCATGCATTGCTACATAATACACAGCCAAAGCAGTGCTCATCTAACTTGATTAATTTGGTGTTTTCATCCTGATAGACTGCATCAATCGGGCAAACGCCTAAGCAAGGTTTATCACTGCAATTTATGCACTTTTCATTATCAATCTCATATTCTATATGAACATCACGCAATGGTCTTGGTATAGGGTTGACAGTTACCATCTTAAGCCCTCCTTTCCGCTAATTGAGAAGCTTTTACAGAGATGTGAATAACCTCTTCATCATTATCGTTTTTATCTAGATTAAACTTAGCTAAGAAATACTTGATTACTCCAAACGGACAGGTCTGATAGCAGATGCTGCACCTTAAGCACTTTTCCTTATCCCTCACTATGGTGTCCTTGTCATAATCAAAGGAGATTGCTCCGGTAGGACAGTCTGGAATGCACATTTGACACTTTTTACAGTTCTCACTGTCCCAGGTTATGATTCTGATTTTCAATCTGTTGATTGCATCCTCTAAAACCTCGTGAACCACTTCCTTATCATTTAGGATATTCAGTGACTTATCAAAAATAGGTTTAAAAGGTAATTCATCTAAAAATAGCTTGTCAGTGCCTAATTGAATCAAATCATCCTGCTTTGATTCTATATAATCCTCTAAAGTAGTTACAGCAAGGTTGATGATTTTCTTTTGCTCTTCCAGGTTATTTACAAATACTCCTCTCATAGCACCTTTAACAGGACATGCCTCTAGGCATTTGCCGCAGGAAATGCATTTGGACTGATTTACAGAAACCCTATCATCAAACTCTTCGATTGCTCCCACTTCACAGGCGTCCATGCACTTATGACATCTTATGCATAGGTAATCGTCTACAATGTATTTTCTCTTAGATGGAATGATATTGAACTCTTCACGGATAAAGTGATTCTCTCCGCATTCCAAGGTCTTTGGAGTGGATGGGCATACTTCAGCGCAGAACCCGCATCTTATGCAGGATGCCTTATTGATTACAGGATAGATTAGGCCAAAGGCGTCTTCTGTATCTGAATCCCTGATTAATTTGATTGCATTTGGAGATGGACAGGATGCTGTGCATGATCCGCAGCCAATGCAGTTTTCCTTGATTACATTAGGAAAATCTCTGAATCTGTCTGGCTTATGGGCTATGTCCTCTTTGGATTTTGCATCAAAGAAGCCATCTATCCAAGTCTTTCTTGCAAATTCATAAATATACCAAATAATTGAGGACATCTATTTCACCTCCTCAAGAGGCAAATTGAAATAAAAAGAATAATGATTTTCTAAAAAAGACTTATCCATCTATTTCACCTCAAAAAAGTCTTTAGTGGTATATTTGCCAGAATCAATATCAGTTATAGCCACCCTTTCAGTACAGGCAATGCAAGGATCAGATGATGCATAGGTTGAAACAGCATCAGCAACTGTAGCAACGTCCTTAAGCATATATCTTGCACATGAATCAATATTCATAATACTTGGGGTTCTAATTGAAATCCTCTTGATTAAATCGCCATTGGTTTCAGCCATATATCTTACCTCTCCACGAGGGGCCTCATTTCTCCATTCCCCATATCC
Encoded here:
- a CDS encoding 4Fe-4S binding protein gives rise to the protein MVTVNPIPRPLRDVHIEYEIDNEKCINCSDKPCLGVCPIDAVYQDENTKLIKLDEHCFGCVLCSNACPYDAIHIKKTLSEPIRENVPNINKKLCRACGACVNACKSGAIHLKSTGGEEMHSEIDENKCIRCGYCFRACPTDAIKYGEILPKTVKEGKTLCIDHDQCIGCMTCTRICPSKGAINVGKTNKLPFIDPAYCARCEECMHACPTYAIDYVEREEAFESFNKIKTLEIASEILDRDINKISKGITNIDNVLVKLLDDISKDYHFDDFDYENSMDIRDVPRGMEFSDVEIFTCTNCRSIVVNVTEYLNERLNAQLNKDLDVVKVLDLVEFFPPSLGIEVVEENCISCGLCMDVCPTKSISLDGPNPIKIDTDNSCVYCGLCAEACNFEAIKLAEEFFTNRNHEIFFIKRDLRGRRNGTVEINHSACQLCEVCIKNCPVDAMSVEDDMITVNHDECISCRNCEGICPVNAARVSTIWQFL
- a CDS encoding 4Fe-4S binding protein; amino-acid sequence: MSSIIWYIYEFARKTWIDGFFDAKSKEDIAHKPDRFRDFPNVIKENCIGCGSCTASCPSPNAIKLIRDSDTEDAFGLIYPVINKASCIRCGFCAEVCPSTPKTLECGENHFIREEFNIIPSKRKYIVDDYLCIRCHKCMDACEVGAIEEFDDRVSVNQSKCISCGKCLEACPVKGAMRGVFVNNLEEQKKIINLAVTTLEDYIESKQDDLIQLGTDKLFLDELPFKPIFDKSLNILNDKEVVHEVLEDAINRLKIRIITWDSENCKKCQMCIPDCPTGAISFDYDKDTIVRDKEKCLRCSICYQTCPFGVIKYFLAKFNLDKNDNDEEVIHISVKASQLAERRA